Proteins from a genomic interval of Colletes latitarsis isolate SP2378_abdomen chromosome 12, iyColLati1, whole genome shotgun sequence:
- the Lrr gene encoding capping protein regulator and myosin 1 linker 1 leucine rich repeat protein isoform X2 produces MSTRSQLTKDLNESVKALLGKHVKILLKNVVKLETKQDKQENRVLVFSPCRLFLLTAKVPTRLDCHFHYLEITSIESKRANQLSLTVGERYYNFTTTGAGADTTEVDAMIEALHTAIRNIFPTVPLNYIIRKIEVIPASRLQSIRGSELARSTEATRHTGPCGGFSTQYACMCDLHGVPYREEVAWDVDTIYLSHDTRELNLRDFDHLDQKDLVPIISALEYNTWFTKLRASHLKLSHEPLERLLHVMRRSLSIQELYLDNLGIKWDFAHKLSLALISNANTMLQTIDLSYNTIEDKGASSLCGTIAKLMQGGAHLSGPIGKLPKGLQKLNFAHCGLTGKGISQIAHALSLNRSMPTSLQYLNLSENSLKDDINNLCNFLAQPNSLTHLDLSGTDTTLECLFGALLRGCATNLVHLNVARNSFSSKKTKEIPPSFKQFFTATLSLKYLNISCCKLPLEALKHLLLGLACNESTVGLELDMSGNNLGSMGAHVLESCIHGVRCIASLDISDSNMDVDLAQVITAVGKNKSIKQLYMGRNTVSMKSKHIAIVMDALVQMLQEDDCVLQALHLPDSRLKSDLYNLINALGSNTCLHTIDISGNQIGDPGARLLAKALQINNHLRTIIYDRNNITLQGYADIVHALEKNCSVRHMPFPIYDLQPCMKTSAEKTEQLAKKMQDLLQRNVTPCKYSHGQAFRLQQGFLLSSTQQMVDRLVVQTQDTIKAIAAESCDANNDINYATGLIQDADNSKQLLPRLHEVLQRRDENNPIELKLHDMANELHKVVTVYLQDSLDAMVKCANEQCPTILSQTVIKGDESESIAVEDDLRNSCKEKNQISSEFIHTTITEQAGADIVNRVNELNLAVAAHVSDRITDEVIESLSRSYKNLIGDCDNRTRSSTPDVLRPSAGSMSSGSVIGVTSTVGVSTTLPIGRTSLASEEDCPPETYSLVNSISQCSSDQSPMATPHLSNKRKSLHGRKLRPKSVVDSVEGLSADDIPDLLPSLPKSQAEAISETEHSLTESLDSVSELPNTVGQQLQHLVKSRPRRTKTRAPTRPMLRPDQPVDGLALGEGLDVFFRPTTPTTPLISPTSDDSSLHTFPTDGSPNLSLTSHKSIPPDTDKKPGCSSPMLKTLLEPAPRSRSSDNLEKFSPLIGRRSQGDSPLTASPLARRNTTDNAQNHERIVAKSGSNKDTSSNSIVSTSADTSKRSTLPITGSGTNSRSLRDSDENVKMLQLTTAANSLDRDVSLATSVPKDYESRKSLTKKSAMEVDKSASQPLPSLKLRSTGFDLRSPTNGSNTKSNSEASKSPVLKPLTKGSSSTNDGKSNGVLSKTKLTPPATAPKPRPWSMATDRKSGEFNLLSDGSSPNTSAGNTPDSGDALDESTDSGVSGPASLPPTLSASSTASSLSNTSVEKRSVRELAASLNKSKTERKENEQTVPAAWRSVLQRSINHPDAKVMEVPKTVEENHINYKLRRTSFLRDSNFNYNNDVVDV; encoded by the exons ATGTCAACCAGATCGCAACTTACGAAAGATTTAAACG AATCGGTAAAAGCATTACTTGGTAAGCATGTCAAGATATTACTAAAAAACGTTGTAAAATTGGAAACAAAGCAGGATAAACAAGAAAATCGTGTTCTG GTTTTTTCACCATGCCGTCTCTTTCTTTTAACGGCCAAAGTACCTACAAGG CTCGACTGCCATTTTCATTATTTAGAAATAACATCTATAGAATCCAAAAGAGCAAATCAGTTATCTTTAACTGTCGGAGAAAGATATTACAATTTTACTACTACAGGAGCAGGTGCAGATACTACAGAAGTAGATGCAATGATCGAGGCCTTACATACTGCGATTCGAAACATCTTTCCCACTGTACCGTTAAA ttatattataagaaaaataGAAGTAATACCAGCTAGTAGGTTGCAGAGCATAAGAGGTAGCGAGTTGGCTAGAAGTACAGAAGCAACAAGACATACAGGGCCCTGTGGTGGGTTCTCAACCCAATATGCATGCATGTGCGATTTACATGGTGTACCGTATAGAGAAGAAGTGGCTTGG GATGTCGATACAATATACCTCTCTCACGACACAAGGGAATTAAATTTAAGAGATTTTGATCATTTGGATCAAAAAGATTTGGTGCCAATCATTTCTGCCTTGGAATATAACACTTGGTTTACAAAGCTGAGAGCATCTCATCTTAAATTAAGTCACGAACCTTTGGAAAGATTGTTACATGTTATGCGCAGATCTCTTTCTATTCAGGAACTTTATTTAGATAATCTTGGAATCAAGTG GGATTTTGCGCACAAACTATCGTTAGCTCTAATTTCTAATGCTAATACAATGTTGCAAACTATCGATTTATCGTATAATACCATTGAAGATAAAG gaGCCTCTAGCTTGTGTGGAACAATTGCCAAGTTAATGCAAG gaGGTGCACATTTAAGCGGACCTATTGGGAAACTACCTAAaggtttacaaaaattaaattttgcacaTTGTGGACTAACAGGAAAAGGAATAAGTCAAATTGCACATGCACTAAGTTTAAATAGAAGCATGCCAACTAGTTTACAATATTTAAATCTTTCAGAAAACTCTTTAAAAGATGACATCAAC AATTTGTGCAATTTTCTAGCACAACCTAATAGCCTAACTCATTTAGATCTAAGTGGTACAGATACTACACTGGAATGT cTGTTTGGTGCTTTACTACGGGGTTGTGCAACTAATCTAGTCCATTTAAATGTTGCTCGCAACTCTTTTTCAAGCAAAAAGACCAAAGAAATACCTCCCAGCTTTAAGCAGTTTTTTACAGCTACACTTTCGTTGAAGTACTTAAATATATCTTGCTGCAAATTACCACTGGAAGCGTTAAAACATTTATTACTCGGCTTGGCGTGCAACGAAAGCACAGTTGGTTTAGAACTCGATATGAGTGGAAACAACTTGGGTTCCATGGGTGCTCATGTGCTAGAGTCGTGTATACACGGTGTACGTTGTATAGCATCGTTGGATATTTCAGACAGCA ACATGGATGTTGATCTAGCACAAGTTATAACTGCTGTAGGAAAAAACAAATCTATAAAACAATTATATATGGGTCGTAATACTGTCAGTATGAAAAGCAAACATATTGCTATTGTAATGGATGCCCTTGTACAAATGCTTCAAGAAGATGATTGTGTTCTTCAAGCATTACATTTACCAGATTCTCGATTAAAGTCTGATCTCTACAATCTTATTAATGCCCTTGGTAGTAATACATGTCTTCACACTATAGATATTAGTGGTAATCAGATTGGAGATCCTGGTGCAAGATTATTAGCAAAAGCGCTACAAATTAACAACCATTTGAGGACCATTATTTATGATAGAAATAACATTACACTTCAAGGTTATGCGGACATTGTTCATGCTTTAGAAAA AAATTGTAGCGTGAGACATATGCCATTTCCAATTTATGATCTACAACCTTGTATGAAAACCTCTGCTGAGAAAACGGAACAACTAGCAAAAAAAATGCAAGATTTGCTTCAGAGAAATGTTACACCTTGCAAATATAGTCATGGACAGGCCTTTAGACTGCAACAAGGTTTTTTATTAAGCTCTACGCAACAAATGGTCGATAGGCTTGTTGTACAAACTCAAGATACTATTAAAGCTATTGCTGCAGAAAGTTGCGATGCTAACAATGATATTAACTATGCGACTGGACTTATACAAGATGCAGATAATTCAAAGCAG CTTTTACCAAGATTGCATGAAGTTCTTCAACGACGGGATGAAAATAATCCGATTGAGTTAAAATTACACGATATGGCAAATGAACTTCATAAAGTTGTGACTGTATATTTACAG GATTCCTTAGATGCTATGGTGAAATGTGCAAATGAGCAATGTCCTACCATACTTTCACAAACGGTAATTAAAGGAGATGAAAGTGAATCAATTGCTGTTGAAGACGATCTACGTAATAGTTGCAAAGAAAAAAATCAAATCAGCAGTGAATTTATACATACTACTATTACAGAACAAGCTGGAGCAGATATAGTCAATAGAGTCAA tGAATTAAATTTAGCTGTTGCTGCACATGTGTCTGATAGAATAACAGATGAAGTAATTGAATCATTATCAAGGAGTTACAAGAATTTA ATTGGTGACTGCGATAATAGAACAAGAAGCAGCACACCAGATGTATTACGGCCTAGTGCTGGTTCAATGAGCAGTGGAAGTGTTATAGGTGTTACGAGTACAGTAGGTGTATCTACAACATTACCTATTGGTAGAACCAGCCTTGCTTCGGAAGAAGATTGCCCACCAGAAACTTACTCACTAGTGAATTCTATTAGTCAATGTTCTAGCGACCAATCTCCAATG GCTACCCCACATCTGTCAAATAAACGTAAAAGTTTACATGGAAGAAAATTGCGACCTAAATCTGTAGTTGATTCCGTTGAAGGACTTTCTGCAGATGACATACCTGATCTATTACCATCACTGCCAAAAAGTCAAGCAGAag ctatTTCAGAAACAGAACATTCATTAACAGAATCATTAGATTCTGTCTCTGAATTACCTAATACTGTGGGTCAACAATTGCAACATTTAGTGAAATCTAGGCCTCGCAGAACAAAGACTAGGGCGCCTACAAGACCAATGTTGAGACCTGATCAACCAGTGGATGGTCTAGCCCTTGGAGAAGGTCTTGATGTATTCTTTCGACCAACTACGCCGACGACTCCTCTCATATCTCCAACAAGTGATGATAG CTCATTACATACCTTCCCGACCGATGGTAGTCCAAATTTATCTCTTACAAGTCACAAAAGTATTCCACCTGACACGGATAAGAAACCTGGTTGCAGTTCTCCAATGTTAAAAACACTTCTTGAACCTGCACCACGATCACGATCCAGTGATAATTTGGAAAAATTTTCTCCTCTCATCGGTAGGAGATCTCAAGGTGATTCACCATTAACTGCATCTCCATTAGCTCGACGGAATACAACTGATAATGCTCAAAATCATGAAAGAATTGTTGCGAAATCTGGTAGTAATAAAGATACAAGTAGTAATAGTATTGTCAGTACTTCTGCTGACACTTCTAAACGTAGCACATTACCAATTACTGGATCTGGTACAAATTCACGTAGTTTGCGGGATTCAGATGAAAATGTTAAAATGTTACAACTAACAACTGCTGCAAATTCTTTAGATAGGGATGTATCTCTTGCAACGTCTGTTCCTAAAGAttacgaaagcagaaaaagtttAACGAAAAAATCTGCCATGGAAGTTGATAAATCTGCAAGTCAGCCTCTGCCTTCTCTTAAACTGAGGTCAACAGGTTTTGATCTTCGAAGTCCAACAAATGGCAGTAATACAAAGAGTAATTCGGAAGCATCAAAATCGCCAGTATTAAAACCTTTAACCAAAGGAAGTAGTTCCACTAATGATGGAAAAAGTAATGGTGTTCTTTCGAAAACGAAACTGACTCCACCTGCAACAGCTCCAAAACCAAGGCCTTGGAGTATGGCTACCGATAGAAAATCTG gcgaatttaatttattaagcGATGGTTCTAGTCCAAATACTTCAGCAGGGAATACACCTGATTCTGGTGATGCTCTTGATGAATCAACAGATAGTGGCGTGAGTGGTCCAGCTTCATTACCACCAACGTTATCAGCAAGTAGTACTGCTAGTTCTTTAAGCAATACAAGTGTAGAAAAAAGGTCTGTCAGAGAATTAGCAGCTAGTTTAAACAAGAGTAAAACAGAAAGAAAGGAAAATG agcaaaCCGTACCTGCAGCATGGAGGTCGGTGCTTCAACGTTCTATCAACCATCCAGATGCCAAG GTAATGGAAGTGCCGAAAACGGTTGAAGAGAATCATATAAATTATAAACTTCGACGTacttcatttttacgtgattcaaattttaACTATAATAACGATGTAGTTGACGTTTGA
- the Lrr gene encoding capping protein regulator and myosin 1 linker 1 leucine rich repeat protein isoform X5 — protein sequence MSTRSQLTKDLNESVKALLGKHVKILLKNVVKLETKQDKQENRVLVFSPCRLFLLTAKVPTRLDCHFHYLEITSIESKRANQLSLTVGERYYNFTTTGAGADTTEVDAMIEALHTAIRNIFPTVPLNYIIRKIEVIPASRLQSIRGSELARSTEATRHTGPCGGFSTQYACMCDLHGVPYREEVAWDVDTIYLSHDTRELNLRDFDHLDQKDLVPIISALEYNTWFTKLRASHLKLSHEPLERLLHVMRRSLSIQELYLDNLGIKWDFAHKLSLALISNANTMLQTIDLSYNTIEDKGASSLCGTIAKLMQGGAHLSGPIGKLPKGLQKLNFAHCGLTGKGISQIAHALSLNRSMPTSLQYLNLSENSLKDDINNLCNFLAQPNSLTHLDLSGTDTTLECLFGALLRGCATNLVHLNVARNSFSSKKTKEIPPSFKQFFTATLSLKYLNISCCKLPLEALKHLLLGLACNESTVGLELDMSGNNLGSMGAHVLESCIHGVRCIASLDISDSNMDVDLAQVITAVGKNKSIKQLYMGRNTVSMKSKHIAIVMDALVQMLQEDDCVLQALHLPDSRLKSDLYNLINALGSNTCLHTIDISGNQIGDPGARLLAKALQINNHLRTIIYDRNNITLQGYADIVHALEKNCSVRHMPFPIYDLQPCMKTSAEKTEQLAKKMQDLLQRNVTPCKYSHGQAFRLQQGFLLSSTQQMVDRLVVQTQDTIKAIAAESCDANNDINYATGLIQDADNSKQLLPRLHEVLQRRDENNPIELKLHDMANELHKVVTVYLQDSLDAMVKCANEQCPTILSQTVIKGDESESIAVEDDLRNSCKEKNQISSEFIHTTITEQAGADIVNRVNELNLAVAAHVSDRITDEVIESLSRSYKNLIGDCDNRTRSSTPDVLRPSAGSMSSGSVIGVTSTVGVSTTLPIGRTSLASEEDCPPETYSLVNSISQCSSDQSPMKLDYLNLATPHLSNKRKSLHGRKLRPKSVVDSVEGLSADDIPDLLPSLPKSQAEAISETEHSLTESLDSVSELPNTVGQQLQHLVKSRPRRTKTRAPTRPMLRPDQPVDGLALGEGLDVFFRPTTPTTPLISPTSDDSSLHTFPTDGSPNLSLTSHKSIPPDTDKKPGCSSPMLKTLLEPAPRSRSSDNLEKFSPLIGRRSQDRDVSLATSVPKDYESRKSLTKKSAMEVDKSASQPLPSLKLRSTGFDLRSPTNGSNTKSNSEASKSPVLKPLTKGSSSTNDGKSNGVLSKTKLTPPATAPKPRPWSMATDRKSGEFNLLSDGSSPNTSAGNTPDSGDALDESTDSGVSGPASLPPTLSASSTASSLSNTSVEKRSVRELAASLNKSKTERKENEQTVPAAWRSVLQRSINHPDAKVMEVPKTVEENHINYKLRRTSFLRDSNFNYNNDVVDV from the exons ATGTCAACCAGATCGCAACTTACGAAAGATTTAAACG AATCGGTAAAAGCATTACTTGGTAAGCATGTCAAGATATTACTAAAAAACGTTGTAAAATTGGAAACAAAGCAGGATAAACAAGAAAATCGTGTTCTG GTTTTTTCACCATGCCGTCTCTTTCTTTTAACGGCCAAAGTACCTACAAGG CTCGACTGCCATTTTCATTATTTAGAAATAACATCTATAGAATCCAAAAGAGCAAATCAGTTATCTTTAACTGTCGGAGAAAGATATTACAATTTTACTACTACAGGAGCAGGTGCAGATACTACAGAAGTAGATGCAATGATCGAGGCCTTACATACTGCGATTCGAAACATCTTTCCCACTGTACCGTTAAA ttatattataagaaaaataGAAGTAATACCAGCTAGTAGGTTGCAGAGCATAAGAGGTAGCGAGTTGGCTAGAAGTACAGAAGCAACAAGACATACAGGGCCCTGTGGTGGGTTCTCAACCCAATATGCATGCATGTGCGATTTACATGGTGTACCGTATAGAGAAGAAGTGGCTTGG GATGTCGATACAATATACCTCTCTCACGACACAAGGGAATTAAATTTAAGAGATTTTGATCATTTGGATCAAAAAGATTTGGTGCCAATCATTTCTGCCTTGGAATATAACACTTGGTTTACAAAGCTGAGAGCATCTCATCTTAAATTAAGTCACGAACCTTTGGAAAGATTGTTACATGTTATGCGCAGATCTCTTTCTATTCAGGAACTTTATTTAGATAATCTTGGAATCAAGTG GGATTTTGCGCACAAACTATCGTTAGCTCTAATTTCTAATGCTAATACAATGTTGCAAACTATCGATTTATCGTATAATACCATTGAAGATAAAG gaGCCTCTAGCTTGTGTGGAACAATTGCCAAGTTAATGCAAG gaGGTGCACATTTAAGCGGACCTATTGGGAAACTACCTAAaggtttacaaaaattaaattttgcacaTTGTGGACTAACAGGAAAAGGAATAAGTCAAATTGCACATGCACTAAGTTTAAATAGAAGCATGCCAACTAGTTTACAATATTTAAATCTTTCAGAAAACTCTTTAAAAGATGACATCAAC AATTTGTGCAATTTTCTAGCACAACCTAATAGCCTAACTCATTTAGATCTAAGTGGTACAGATACTACACTGGAATGT cTGTTTGGTGCTTTACTACGGGGTTGTGCAACTAATCTAGTCCATTTAAATGTTGCTCGCAACTCTTTTTCAAGCAAAAAGACCAAAGAAATACCTCCCAGCTTTAAGCAGTTTTTTACAGCTACACTTTCGTTGAAGTACTTAAATATATCTTGCTGCAAATTACCACTGGAAGCGTTAAAACATTTATTACTCGGCTTGGCGTGCAACGAAAGCACAGTTGGTTTAGAACTCGATATGAGTGGAAACAACTTGGGTTCCATGGGTGCTCATGTGCTAGAGTCGTGTATACACGGTGTACGTTGTATAGCATCGTTGGATATTTCAGACAGCA ACATGGATGTTGATCTAGCACAAGTTATAACTGCTGTAGGAAAAAACAAATCTATAAAACAATTATATATGGGTCGTAATACTGTCAGTATGAAAAGCAAACATATTGCTATTGTAATGGATGCCCTTGTACAAATGCTTCAAGAAGATGATTGTGTTCTTCAAGCATTACATTTACCAGATTCTCGATTAAAGTCTGATCTCTACAATCTTATTAATGCCCTTGGTAGTAATACATGTCTTCACACTATAGATATTAGTGGTAATCAGATTGGAGATCCTGGTGCAAGATTATTAGCAAAAGCGCTACAAATTAACAACCATTTGAGGACCATTATTTATGATAGAAATAACATTACACTTCAAGGTTATGCGGACATTGTTCATGCTTTAGAAAA AAATTGTAGCGTGAGACATATGCCATTTCCAATTTATGATCTACAACCTTGTATGAAAACCTCTGCTGAGAAAACGGAACAACTAGCAAAAAAAATGCAAGATTTGCTTCAGAGAAATGTTACACCTTGCAAATATAGTCATGGACAGGCCTTTAGACTGCAACAAGGTTTTTTATTAAGCTCTACGCAACAAATGGTCGATAGGCTTGTTGTACAAACTCAAGATACTATTAAAGCTATTGCTGCAGAAAGTTGCGATGCTAACAATGATATTAACTATGCGACTGGACTTATACAAGATGCAGATAATTCAAAGCAG CTTTTACCAAGATTGCATGAAGTTCTTCAACGACGGGATGAAAATAATCCGATTGAGTTAAAATTACACGATATGGCAAATGAACTTCATAAAGTTGTGACTGTATATTTACAG GATTCCTTAGATGCTATGGTGAAATGTGCAAATGAGCAATGTCCTACCATACTTTCACAAACGGTAATTAAAGGAGATGAAAGTGAATCAATTGCTGTTGAAGACGATCTACGTAATAGTTGCAAAGAAAAAAATCAAATCAGCAGTGAATTTATACATACTACTATTACAGAACAAGCTGGAGCAGATATAGTCAATAGAGTCAA tGAATTAAATTTAGCTGTTGCTGCACATGTGTCTGATAGAATAACAGATGAAGTAATTGAATCATTATCAAGGAGTTACAAGAATTTA ATTGGTGACTGCGATAATAGAACAAGAAGCAGCACACCAGATGTATTACGGCCTAGTGCTGGTTCAATGAGCAGTGGAAGTGTTATAGGTGTTACGAGTACAGTAGGTGTATCTACAACATTACCTATTGGTAGAACCAGCCTTGCTTCGGAAGAAGATTGCCCACCAGAAACTTACTCACTAGTGAATTCTATTAGTCAATGTTCTAGCGACCAATCTCCAATG AAATTGGATTACTTGAATCTT GCTACCCCACATCTGTCAAATAAACGTAAAAGTTTACATGGAAGAAAATTGCGACCTAAATCTGTAGTTGATTCCGTTGAAGGACTTTCTGCAGATGACATACCTGATCTATTACCATCACTGCCAAAAAGTCAAGCAGAag ctatTTCAGAAACAGAACATTCATTAACAGAATCATTAGATTCTGTCTCTGAATTACCTAATACTGTGGGTCAACAATTGCAACATTTAGTGAAATCTAGGCCTCGCAGAACAAAGACTAGGGCGCCTACAAGACCAATGTTGAGACCTGATCAACCAGTGGATGGTCTAGCCCTTGGAGAAGGTCTTGATGTATTCTTTCGACCAACTACGCCGACGACTCCTCTCATATCTCCAACAAGTGATGATAG CTCATTACATACCTTCCCGACCGATGGTAGTCCAAATTTATCTCTTACAAGTCACAAAAGTATTCCACCTGACACGGATAAGAAACCTGGTTGCAGTTCTCCAATGTTAAAAACACTTCTTGAACCTGCACCACGATCACGATCCAGTGATAATTTGGAAAAATTTTCTCCTCTCATCGGTAGGAGATCTCAAG ATAGGGATGTATCTCTTGCAACGTCTGTTCCTAAAGAttacgaaagcagaaaaagtttAACGAAAAAATCTGCCATGGAAGTTGATAAATCTGCAAGTCAGCCTCTGCCTTCTCTTAAACTGAGGTCAACAGGTTTTGATCTTCGAAGTCCAACAAATGGCAGTAATACAAAGAGTAATTCGGAAGCATCAAAATCGCCAGTATTAAAACCTTTAACCAAAGGAAGTAGTTCCACTAATGATGGAAAAAGTAATGGTGTTCTTTCGAAAACGAAACTGACTCCACCTGCAACAGCTCCAAAACCAAGGCCTTGGAGTATGGCTACCGATAGAAAATCTG gcgaatttaatttattaagcGATGGTTCTAGTCCAAATACTTCAGCAGGGAATACACCTGATTCTGGTGATGCTCTTGATGAATCAACAGATAGTGGCGTGAGTGGTCCAGCTTCATTACCACCAACGTTATCAGCAAGTAGTACTGCTAGTTCTTTAAGCAATACAAGTGTAGAAAAAAGGTCTGTCAGAGAATTAGCAGCTAGTTTAAACAAGAGTAAAACAGAAAGAAAGGAAAATG agcaaaCCGTACCTGCAGCATGGAGGTCGGTGCTTCAACGTTCTATCAACCATCCAGATGCCAAG GTAATGGAAGTGCCGAAAACGGTTGAAGAGAATCATATAAATTATAAACTTCGACGTacttcatttttacgtgattcaaattttaACTATAATAACGATGTAGTTGACGTTTGA